A DNA window from Aestuariispira ectoiniformans contains the following coding sequences:
- a CDS encoding AraC family transcriptional regulator — protein sequence MDGRHIFSALESFIDLPQDWDDEVRQQISDVSAFKFRRRERVADVTLETPLIGLIIKGSKEIHAGGFVQECGPGMVMLMPRGLRCDAVNIPDEETGLYLSMMIEVRGPLLENFRQAYHGEIEAMRQHHPRPETPCMNVHPTPPLWSAIMHFVRSGKEEGIALSTVVEHRIQEILLLLLHEPGAMHYMGLVEEEPIDRLMARIAQEPARNWTLALAAREAGMSVSTLKRRLGEREVSFTTLLTETRMRRARDLLGRTEMSIQEVALSCGYESSGYFARRFREVFGLAPSEYQKGTAQTI from the coding sequence ATGGACGGACGTCATATTTTTTCGGCGCTGGAAAGCTTTATCGACCTGCCGCAGGACTGGGATGATGAAGTGCGCCAGCAGATCAGCGATGTCAGCGCCTTCAAATTCCGCCGCCGCGAACGGGTGGCGGATGTTACGCTGGAAACTCCGTTGATCGGGCTGATCATCAAAGGGTCCAAGGAAATCCACGCGGGCGGCTTTGTTCAGGAATGCGGGCCGGGCATGGTGATGCTGATGCCGCGGGGCCTGCGGTGTGATGCCGTGAATATCCCTGACGAGGAAACCGGACTCTATCTGTCCATGATGATCGAGGTGCGCGGACCGCTGCTGGAAAATTTCCGTCAGGCCTATCATGGTGAGATCGAGGCGATGCGCCAGCACCACCCGCGTCCGGAAACGCCCTGCATGAATGTGCATCCCACCCCGCCTTTGTGGAGTGCGATCATGCATTTCGTGCGCAGCGGTAAGGAGGAAGGCATTGCGCTTTCCACCGTGGTCGAACACCGCATCCAGGAAATTCTGCTGCTGCTTTTGCATGAGCCGGGGGCCATGCATTACATGGGGCTTGTGGAAGAAGAGCCGATCGACCGCCTGATGGCCCGCATTGCCCAGGAACCGGCCCGCAATTGGACGCTGGCCCTGGCAGCGCGGGAGGCGGGGATGAGTGTCTCGACCCTGAAACGCCGTCTTGGCGAGCGGGAGGTAAGTTTCACCACCCTGTTGACGGAAACCCGTATGCGGCGCGCCCGGGACCTTCTCGGCCGCACGGAAATGAGCATCCAGGAAGTGGCGCTGAGCTGCGGCTATGAATCCTCAGGCTATTTCGCCCGCCGTTTCCGCGAGGTTTTCGGTCTGGCGCCCAGTGAATATCAAAAAGGCACGGCACAGACAATTTGA
- the trmB gene encoding tRNA (guanine(46)-N(7))-methyltransferase TrmB, with translation MSDIQKSEKFYGRRKGRPLRDRHQKLIETLLPELSADLSAEQVDMEALFGKKPEQVWLEVGFGAGEHLAWQAGRHPELGFIGCEPFINGVARMLAYVEDEGLENVRLHADDARLLMDKLPDASLDRMFVLFPDPWHKKRHNFRRMIGPDNMPRFSRLLKDGGDLIVASDHADYVRWILYYVSTHGDFDWLDEGPGDWYERPEGRPKTRYETKALAGIPHYLHFRRKARS, from the coding sequence ATGTCGGACATTCAAAAGTCTGAAAAATTCTACGGCCGCCGCAAAGGGCGGCCGTTGCGCGACCGGCACCAGAAGCTGATCGAAACGCTTTTGCCTGAGCTTTCCGCTGACCTCAGCGCAGAGCAGGTCGATATGGAAGCGCTCTTTGGCAAAAAGCCCGAACAGGTCTGGCTTGAAGTCGGCTTTGGCGCGGGCGAGCATCTCGCCTGGCAGGCCGGCCGACATCCGGAATTGGGCTTTATCGGCTGTGAGCCATTTATCAACGGCGTGGCGCGCATGCTGGCCTATGTGGAAGACGAGGGCCTGGAAAATGTGCGCCTGCATGCGGATGATGCGCGTCTGCTCATGGACAAGCTGCCGGATGCCAGCCTGGACCGGATGTTCGTCCTTTTCCCGGACCCCTGGCACAAGAAGCGCCATAACTTCCGCCGTATGATTGGCCCCGACAACATGCCGCGTTTCAGCCGTCTGCTGAAAGATGGCGGCGATTTGATCGTTGCCAGCGATCATGCGGATTACGTGCGCTGGATTCTCTATTATGTCTCCACTCATGGTGATTTTGACTGGTTGGACGAGGGGCCGGGCGATTGGTACGAGCGCCCGGAGGGCCGGCCCAAGACCCGTTATGAGACCAAGGCCCTGGCGGGCATTCCCCATTATCTGCATTTCCGCCGGAAGGCGCGGAGCTGA